From one Anopheles bellator chromosome 1, idAnoBellAS_SP24_06.2, whole genome shotgun sequence genomic stretch:
- the LOC131212790 gene encoding ankyrin repeat and KH domain-containing protein mask-like, producing MFAEKFFGNLSMDMITSNDSEESIEKLTPGGAKYQAAITDLGKALLQAAKVGCTEKVHELMSRGAPFTADWLGTTPLHLAARYNHVETCKMLLRAGISKDSKTKVDRTPLHLAVFHGHIEIVELLLSNNCEVDAKDMLKMTALHWAVNQKHSKIVEMLLQNGADPNVVSKFDKTPIQLALESGQGELWQVMLLANQMRAASNEQVGVQEATDSLMYELQQHKERHRGPPTDGVDSKSGVGVGDDDDVEDNITMDLSSDSSSRLTEQQNGADDSRDDADHLIEREDSMSDAMTNLEQSTDTDPKNLDSGTLQMLKEHGIALIPSDDTGSLITSAIQSGRKIVLSEAGKFALNETRNLQQQPLSRSVTSTPPQLQPRTHPTKVHNSPAVHTMTLTANKPKTLKIIKKTASTAGSYAPAQNQQVHHVQQQRQQPQQPVHVVNAGPTATIRTNQVLKVLSPEEFKQICSGDVGIMKRAPAAEYKKALPSTSVRIPVGGRPQILSTTTASKQVGKYVMTKSGQRIPLTTTAGMNVISARASEDLVKAKLATTVNGLSSTVGATSRHIITSADGVKRLRTATGMEIISTLPTKLPQDTTVSVETGTRTVSRPHQRIAINNHVPAAATTVTSNTTGLIVEVLERQMVELKKLIEDLRKQFELSQKQNEEYRTRVEKLEKEVRTLKQQSSNGSSFIEIIRSD from the exons ATGTTTGCGGAGAAGTTTTTCGGCAACCTCAGCATGGATATGATAACGAGCAATGATTCGGAGGAATCGATCGAGAAACTGACGCCCGGTGGTGCG AAGTACCAAGCGGCGATAACGGACCTCGGAAAAGCTCTTCTACAAGCTGCTAAAGTCGGTTGTACAGAAAAGGTACACGAGCTCATGAGCCGGGGGGCGCCGTTCACGGCGGATTGG ctTGGAACGACACCGCTGCATTTGGCCGCCCGATACAATCATGTCGAAACGTGCAAGATGCTGCTGCGCGCCGGTATAAGCAAGGACTCTAAAACCAAGGTCGACCGGACGCCGCTCCACCTGGCCGTTTTTCATGGCCACATCGAAATCGTAGAACTCTTGCTGAGCAACAACTGTGAAGTCGATGCAAAGGATATG CTCAAAATGACAGCGCTGCACTGGGCGGTAAACCAGAAGCACAGTAAGATCGTCGAGATGCTCCTGCAAAACGGTGCCGATCCGAACGTGGTCTCAAAGTTTGACAAGACTCCCATCCAGCTGGCGTTGGAGTCGGGCCAGGGCGAGCTGTGGCAAGTGATGTTGCTAGCGAATCAGATGCGGGCGGCAAGCAACGAACAGGTTGGA GTGCAAGAGGCAACGGATAGTTTAATGTACgaactgcagcagcataaagaGCGACATCGAGGGCCACCAACTGACGGAGTCGACTCGAAATCTGGCGTCGGCgttggtgatgatgacgatgtggAGGACAACATTACGATGGATCTGAGCAGCGACAGTAGTAGCCGCCTGACGgagcaacaaaacggtgccgaTGATTCACGGGACGATGCGGACCATTTGATTGAACGAGAGGACAGTATGAGCGATGCAATGACGAACCTGGAGCAGAGCACCGACACGGATCCAAAAAATCTTGATTCCGGTACCCTGCAGATGCTGAAGGAACATGGTATCGCACTGATACCATCCGATGATACTGGCAGCCTTATCACCTCCGCCATCCAGAGTGGTCGAAAGATCGTGCTCTCAGAAGCGGGCAAGTTTGCGCTCAATGAAACGCGAAAccttcagcagcaaccactGTCGAGATCGGTAACGTCTACGCCGCCACAGTTGCAGCCACGAACCCATCCAACGAAGGTGCACAATTCCCCGGCAGTGCACACGATGACTTTGaccgcaaacaaaccgaagaCCCtcaaaattatcaaaaaaacCGCCTCGACCGCTGGCTCGTACGCGCCGGCACAGAATCAACAGGTGCATCACGTTCAGCAACAGCGCCAGCAGCCCCAACAACCGGTGCACGTCGTGAATGCCGGTCCGACGGCAACTATCAGGACGAATCAGGTGCTGAAGGTACTGTCTCCGGAGGAGTTTAAGCAAATTTGTAGTGGCGATGTTGGCATCATGAAGCGAGCGCCGGCTGCAGAGTACAAAAAAGCGCTTCCATCGACCTCGGTGAG GATCCCCGTCGGTGGGCGACCGCAGATATTGAGCACAACCACTGCGTCGAAGCAGGTGGGCAAATACGTCATGACGAAAAGTGGCCAACGCATTCCGTTGACAACGACCGCCGGAATGAACGTGATATCCGCTCGTGCCTCGGAAGATTTAGTGAAAGCCAAGCTTGCCACGACTGTCAACGGACTGTCCTCGACGGTCGGTGCCACCAGTCGGCACATCATTACCTCGGCCGACGGCGTCAAGCGGCTGCGGACCGCAACAGGTATGGAGATCATTTCCACTCTACCAACCAAACTGCCACAGGATACGACAGTATCGGTTGAAACCGGTACCCGCACGGTCAGTAGGCCACATCAGCGAATAGCGATAAACAATCACGTtcctgctgccgccaccaccgtcacgagTAACACCACCGGCCTAATAGTGGAGGTGCTCGAGCGGCAGATGGTGGAACTGAAGAAACTCATCGAGGACCTGCGGAAGCAGTTCGAGCTTTCGCAGAAGCAGAACGAGGAGTACCGGACTCGTGTCGAGAAGCTCGAGAAGGAGGTGCGAACACTCAAGCAACAGAGCAGCAATGGGAGCAGTTTCATCGAAATCATCCGGTCCGACTGA
- the LOC131205889 gene encoding 1-acyl-sn-glycerol-3-phosphate acyltransferase gamma-like, whose protein sequence is MAGFLGRMKQSTLVHLCFAISFFTSGLIINTMQCILYVGLKPFNKRLYRTIGYYLCYSFYSQLVFLADWWSDTTLHVYISDEDMKYCGTEHVLLLMNHTYEVDWLIGWMLCEKVRVLGNCKAYAKKVIQYIPTIGWAWKFAEFVFLERSFEKDREIIGRQINEILDYPDPVWLLLNAEGTRFTESKHAASVKFAEEKGMVPLKHHLIPRTKGFTASLPYLREKCPSALDIQLAICKDSSVKPTIFNILNGKPLTAHMCVRRFPIKSLPQDEKEAAEWMQNLFREKDRMQDSFHRTGSFFTDSGIAERPKITLQRRPMTLLNTVFWAVATLTPMLYYLMKLLFSGEILYFSIGAGIIFAFYMLMVKAIGMSKISKASSYGGGAVQKNGHDQNAAPDATSLSSESDKMK, encoded by the exons ATGGCGGGCTTTCTGGGAAGGATGAAACAGTCGACCCTGGTCCATCTTTGTTTCGCGATATCGTTCTTCACCTCCGGGCTAATCATCAACACCATGCAGTGCATACTGTACGTCGGACTGAAACCATTCAATAAGCGCTTGTACCGAACGATTGGCTATTACCTGTGCTATTCGTTTTACTCGC aGCTCGTGTTTCTGGCCGACTGGTGGTCGGATACGACGCTGCACGTGTACATTAGCGACGAGGATATGAAGTACTGCGGCACGGAGCAcgttctgctgctgatgaacCACACCTACGAGGTCGACTGGTTGATCGGATGGATGCTGTGCGAGAAGGTCCGCGTGCTGGGCAATTGTAAGGCGTACGCAAAAAAGGTCATCCAGTATATCCCCACGATCGGTTGGGCGTGGAAGTTTGCCGAGTTTGTGTTTCTCGAGCGATCGTTCGAAAAGGACCGTGAAATCATCGGACGGCAGATCAATGAAATCCTGGACTATCCCGACCCGGTGTGGTTGCTACTAAACGCCGAGGGTACCCGATTCACCGAGTCCAAGCATGCCGCATCGGTAAAGTTCGCCGAAGAGAAAGGTATGGTGCCGCTAAAGCATCACCTAATTCCGCGCACCAAAGGTTTCACGGCCAGCCTGCCGTATCTGCGCGAAAAGTGCCCGTCTGCGTTGGACATTCAGCTTGCGATCTGCAAGGACTCGTCG GTTAAACCGACCATCTTCAACATTCTCAACGGTAAGCCGCTTACGGCGCACATGTGTGTCCGCCGTTTTCCCATCAAATCGTTGCCGCAGGACGAAAAAGAGGCAGCCGAATGGATGCAGAATCTGTTCCGCGAGAAGGACCGAATGCAGGACAGCTTCCATCGGACGGGTAGCTTCTTTACCGATTCCGGCATTGCCGAGCGGCCAAAGATAACGCTACAGCGCCGCCCAATGACCCTGCTCAACACGGTGTTCTGGGCTGTGGCCACCCTAACGCCAATGCTCTACTATCTAATGAAGCTGCTGTTCAGCGGAGAGATTCTATACTTTTCGATCGGTGCCGGGATCATTTTTGCGT TCTACATGCTGATGGTGAAAGCGATCGGTATGTCGAAGATCAGCAAAGCCTCGtcgtacggtggtggtgcggtgcagaaaaatggccatgACCAGAACGCTGCGCCGGATGCCACGTCGCTGTCCTCCGAATCGGATAAAATGAAGTAG
- the LOC131215571 gene encoding uncharacterized protein LOC131215571 — MPIQAPQWTEFLSCPVCCNEFAANSRPPISLGCGHTICRTCLATLHHRQCPFDQTVISTDLDYLPINNALLQLVSTPVAPSSSSTYGSKGNGGGGGAAAAIANGGTSSPGASSQGAVCGSRNNSTASSNSTNGSNSSSTSSASSSSSTSSSSSSSSSSDSSASSNCSTASPGGSLKGGPADPDLSSTSVQSLNPDDLQCYKTAKACIEQLALYLKPCPAATLATSAGSSTAGLSGSNGGGGASLLSRQMQRKLVILVNCQLIEDEGRARSLRAARSLGERTVMELILHHQNPQQLSTNLWAAVRARGCQFLGPAMQEEVLKLVLLALEDGSALSRKVLVMFVVQRLEPHFSQASKTSIGHVVQLLYRASCFKVSKREGDSSLMQLKEEFRTYDALRREHDAQIVQIATEAGLRIAPDQWSSLLYGDTAHKSHMQSINDKLQTPQSFVQSVQELIIALQRTGDPANLSPLRGNLKHLAGIDWNAENHIPSWSECSAALQAVKRVVAGLVEFVQHHGNRKLQEAGHLAHNRNYKISLCRDLNHRGTCPRGPNCTFAHSEEELEKYRTKLRKNHGATLRPPLANGKEHPAAGGTGAVNRTRSDRVMDYGVGDGGGGALHQSSSSSHGYHSSGEEASPVRYQKPPMGGGGHHHRMVDKTPLGSGASGGTNGGHHMGGSGGGGVSLHALGAMGTMPGGSANPSGSAMNGGRSGYGHQQQQQHGGTAGGGSGMNYHLARPPHHGPPGQSQGAGVGHHNAASMRYRPPHHMVSGGGPTTGGGSGGSGYLGGPPHPHPHPGMLPHHYGANSNHHHHLPTGASGGGYPPTAPQQPPTGAGQHSGLEPHHGPPLPPPPPPATSLHHAPFHGGQGMHHQQPQHQAGLHQGSQQHQQQRRGAAGFGGWEGGSMAGVATAAGAPVSSPGGSLQHPPIVGGPHLSGSSPHSQPSPTPQGSFPLMALPFGGRDKSGQPGGGGAPIANTPATASSVSPHGVPGMVSKYGASNTGGSGPMMHHHSQHYHHPHKLPPQHPARTDYKDKHHNGAGGGSRMVGPPAGHGHAAAGPISAFTGASRNGVTGGGPHAHYPGDPTASNGAGPGSRNNGAAGSGGIFHPMPLQYQRGGGGAPPPDGYAFPKMLFDGALAGKKPSFTQQLINQHFSDLGLASAPGGTGTVKPDTFIRSDSLLADDDALLVAEQDFGSAAQYGPISRMNPIGTERIDLGLTPRPPGTPRSSTTAIGRDWWASSVSLGEHSPTNSSSAASSPFYHGAGSTGTTGGNGQPMATVTAQHHKHPPASSAHHHRHPHPYHSNPAQQHQQPASSALVGGKVLAPPLEPNNNTLDFDLRAVDKKVVLDYDDHPTGAGSVSADCCGDPSGGVDALQPAGPMVGSGEPAGFMLQSLVSTSIGNSPAMRPYTSHPYASPDGESIKPDHCSSPVTAGHAAADRTNIDEHRKIGDMKLPSGMQSPAPGMMLSTSSIVTGDVSSAAPIPGTAASMWNNLLDLSSLKPSTGGDQLEMEGSNAGCNNGSGTQSFKLQTMMDTFMGNSSKVYGNPSSAAVGMLRGPSEVVNEHQQQQQQQSLPHSFAALGIGLQQQHHDGGRCNGNGEMGRLHEMLNVTATSSQPTSPANEEQRKANAYKDLTDLRGQPRTNQTTVMSVTSASSSSPSAASCTTAPASGGNGSLNLHIDPTTVAAASMWNNLLDLSSLKPALTGGGSSPSLGAVVDAVGGVSVGACDNAGVLASSTHIGVSSNSNNSTGNGSCEDSYEAGIADDMRELELRLETELQLDENGI, encoded by the exons ATGCCAATACAGGCGCCCCAATGGACAGAGTTTCTCAGCTGTCCCGTTTGCTGCAACGAGTTTGCGGCGAACTCGCGCCCACCGATCAGTCTAGGGTGCGGACACACCATCTGTCGCACCTGTCTGGCCACGCTCCACCACAGACAGTGCCCCTTCGATCAG ACTGTTATATCGACTGATTTAGACTATCTACCGATCAACAATGCACTGCTGCAGCTAGTCAGCACTCCAGTGGccccgtcctcgtcgtccacGTATGGCAGCAAAGGGaacggaggtggtggtggtgcggctgctgcgaTCGCCAATGGAGGCACTTCATCGCCGGGGGCAAGCTCTCAGGGAGCGGTCTGTGGGAGCAGAAACAATAGCACcgcgagcagcaacagcaccaatggcagtaacagcagcagcacgagtaGCGctagcagtagtagcagcaccagcagtagtagtagcagcagcagcagttctgATAGTAGTGCGAGCAGCAACTGCAGTACCGCTTCCCCCGGCGGCAGCCTTAAGGGTGGCCCGGCGGACCCGGATCTGAGCTCCACCAGTGTCCAGAGCCTGAATCCGGACGATCTGCAATGCTACAAGACGGCCAAGGCCTGTATCGAGCAGCTGGCACTCTACCTGAAGCCATGCCCGGCGGCGACCCTGGCCACGAGTGCTGGTAGCTCGACAGCGGGACTGAGTGGCAgcaatggcggcggtggcgctaGTTTGCTCTCCCGCCAGATGCAGCGGAAGCTGGTGATCCTGGTGAACTGCCAGCTGATCGAGGATGAGGGCCGGGCACGGTCGCTGCGTGCCGCGCGCTCGCTTGGCGAGCGCACGGTCATGGAGCTGATCCTGCACCATCAGAACCCGCAGCAGCTCAGCACGAACCTGTGGGCGGCGGTGAGGGCCCGCGGGTGCCAGTTCCTCGGGCCGGCCATGCAGGAGGAGGTGCTgaagctggtgctgctggcgctcGAGGACGGGTCGGCCCTCTCGCGGAAGGTGCTCGTGATGTTCGTGGTGCAGCGCCTGGAGCCGCACTTTTCGCAGGCCTCCAAGACGAGCATCGGGCACGTGGTGCAGCTGCTGTACCGTGCGAGCTGCTTCAAGGTGTCTAAGCGCGAGGGCGACTCGTCGCTGATGCAGCTAAAGGAGGAGTTCCGCACGTACGACGCACTGCGGCGCGAGCACGATGCGCAGATCGTGCAGATCGCGACGGAGGCGGGCCTCCGGATCGCTCCCGATCAGTGGTCCTCGCTGCTTTACGGCGACACAGCGCACAAGTCGCACATGCAGAGCATCAACGACAAGCTGCAGACCCCGCAGTCGTTCGTTCAGTCGGTGCAGGAGCTTATCATCGCGCTCCAGCGCACGGGCGATCCGGCCAACCTGTCACCGCTCCGGGGCAACTTGAAGCACCTGGCCGGGATCGACTGGAACGCGGAGAACCACATCCCGAGCTGGTCGGAGTGCTCCGCGGCGCTGCAGGCCGTCAAGCGGGTCGTGGCCGGATTGGTAGAGTTTGTGCAGCACCACGGGAACCGGAAGCTACAGGAAGCGGGCCATCTGGCGCACAACCGAAACTATAAGATCAGCCTGTGCCGCGATCTGAACCATCGTGGCACGTGCCCCCGGGGACCGAACTGTACCTTTGCCCACTCGGAAGAGGAGCTGGAGAAGTATCGGACGAAGCTGCGCAAAAACCATGGCGCCACGCTGCGCCCGCCGTTGGCGAACGGAAAGGAgcacccggcggccggtggtaCGGGGGCCGTCAACCGCACCAGATCGGACCGCGTGATGGATTACGGTGTgggggatggtggtggtggagcgtTGCATCAGAGTTCGTCCTCCTCGCACGGGTACCACTCGTCGGGCGAGGAAGCGTCCCCGGTGCGCTATCAAAAGCcaccgatgggtggtggtggtcatcaCCACCGGATGGTGGACAAGACGCCACTCGGGAGTGGGGCAAGTGGTGGCACTAACGGGGGTCACCATATGGGTGGTTCCGGAGGAGGTGGTGTGTCCCTTCACGCTCTCGGCGCGATGGGCACGATGCCCGGCGGTTCGGCGAATCCATCCGGATCGGCGATGAACGGCGGCCGATCTGGGTAcggtcatcagcagcagcagcagcatggagGAACGGCGGGAGGAGGCAGCGGAATGAACTATCACCTCGCTCGTCCACCTCATCATGGCCCGCCGGGACAGTCTCAGGGGGCCGGCGTTGGGCACCACAACGCTGCTTCGATGCGTTACCGCCCTCCCCACCACATGGTGTCGGGCGGAGGCCCTACCACTGGAGGTGGTAGCGGCGGAAGTGGCTACCTGGGAGGGCCCCCTCATCCACATCCACACCCGGGCATGCTTCCCCATCACTACGGCGCCAATAgtaaccatcaccatcatctccCGAcgggcgcttccggtggtggatATCCGCCAACAGCACCGCaacaaccaccgaccggcgcaGGGCAGCACTCCGGTCTGGAGCCCCATCATGGCCCACCGCTACCCccgccacctccaccagcTACCTCTTTGCATCATGCACCGTTCCACGGTGGCCAAGGCATG caccaccagcagccgcagcaccaGGCTGGCCTGCACCAGGGCAGccaacaacatcagcagcaacgccGCGGAGCAGCAGGTTTCGGTGGCTGGGAAGGTGGCAGTATGGCCGGCGTTGCTACTGCGGCTGGGGCCCCCGTATCATCTCCGGGTGGGTCACTGCAGCACCCGCCCATCGTCGGTGGTCCACATTTGTCCGGTTCCTCGCCTCACTCCCAACCGTCGCCAACGCCGCAGGGGAGCTTTCCGCTGATGGCGCTACCGTTCGGTGGGCGAGACAAGAGTGGCCAAccgggaggtggtggtgcgccCATCGCCAACACGCCAGCGACTGCCAGCTCGGTGTCTCCCCACGGAGTTCCGGGAATGGTTTCCAAATACGGTGCCAGCAATACGGGCGGGTCCGGACCTATGATGCATCATCATAGTCAACATTATCACCACCCTCACAAGCTACCTCCGCAGCACCCAGCGCGCACCGATTATAAAGACAAGCATCACaacggtgctggcggtggtagTCGCATGGTGgggccgccagccggccatggGCATGCGGCAGCGGGACCCATTTCGGCGTTTACCGGTGCGAGTCGTAATGGTGTGACCGGTGGTGGACCGCATGCTCATTATCCCGGCGATCCAACGGCCTCAAATGGAGCCGGCCCGGGGTCGCGCAATAACGGTGCTGCAGGATCGGGTGGTATCTTCCACCCGATGCCTCTACAGTATCaacggggcggcggcggcgcaccaccaccggacgggTACGCTTTCCCGAAGATGCTGTTCGATGGAGCGCTGGCAGGCAAGAAGCCTTCCTTCACACAGCAGCTCATCAATCAGCACTTTAGCGATCTCGGCCTGGCGAGCGcacccggcggcaccggaacggTTAAACCGGACACGTTCATTCGCTCCGACTCGCTTCtggccgacgatgatgcgctgctggtggcggagcAGGACTTTGGCTCCGCCGCCCAGTACGGCCCAATATCGCGCATGAATCCGATCGGCACGGAGCGTATCGATCTGGGACTGACCCCTCGCCCACCTGGAACACCGagaagcagcaccaccgccatcggtcGCGACTGGTGGGCTAGCTCCGTTTCGCTCGGCGAACATTCGCCAACCAATAGCAGTTCGGCTGCTTCGTCACCATTTTATCACGGAGCGGGAAGCACCGGTACCACCGGTGGCAACGGGCAGCCTATGGCCACCGTTACAGCGCAACACCACAAGCATCCACCGGCGTCGTCAGCgcaccaccatcgtcatcCTCATCCGTACCACAGCAACccggcgcagcagcatcagcaaccgGCGTCGTCGGCTCTCGTTGGTGGAAAGGTACTCGCGCCGCCACTGgaaccgaacaacaacacgCTCGACTTTGATCTGCGTGCGGTAGACAAGAAGGTGGTGCTCGATTACGATGATCATCCTACGGGTGCGGGATCGGTATCGGCCGATTGTTGTGGCGATCCTTCGGGCGGTGTCGATGCGCtacagccggccggcccaaTGGTTGGCTCTGGTGAGCCAGCAGGCTTTATGTTGCAATCGCTCGTCTCGACCAGCATCGGCAACTCGCCCGCCATGAGACCGTACACATCGCATCCGTACGCATCCCCGGACGGTGAGTCGATCAAGCCGGACCACTGTTCGTCGCCAGTAACGGCCGgacatgctgctgccgatcgcACCAACATCGATGAGCATCGTAAGATTGGCGACATGAAG CTGCCGTCAGGAATGCAGTCGCCCGCACCCGGAATGATGCTGTCAACTTCGTCGATTGTCACTGGCGATGTATCATCGGCCGCACCGATACCGGGCACTGCCGCCAGCATGTGGAACAATCTACTCGATCTATCCAGTCTCAAACCATCGACCGGTGGAGATCAATTGGAAATGGAAGGCAGTAACGCTGGGTGCAACAATGGTAGCGGCACGCAGTCCTTTAAGCTTCAGACGATGATGGACACGTTCAtgggcaacagcagcaaggtgTACGGCAATCCGTCGTCTGCCGCTGTTGGTATGCTAAGAGGGCCAAGCGAAGTAGTAAATgaacatcagcaacagcagcagcaacagtcgcTGCCCCATAGCTTCGCTGCGCTCGGCATTGGcctacagcagcaacaccacgaTGGGGGTCGTTGCAATGGTAACGGTGAAATGGGACGACTTCATGAGATGCTGAATGTAACGGCCACCAGTAGCCAACCGACGTCCCCAGCCAACGAGGAGCAACGCAAAGCCAACGCGTACAAGGATCTGACTGATCTTCGT GGCCAGCCACGCACTAACCAGACGACCGTCATGTCGGTGACATCGGCCTCATCGTCCTCGCCTTCGGCAGCCTCCTGTACGACAGCACCAGCCAGTGGTGGCAACGGTAGTCTCAACCTCCACATCGATCCAACAACGGTTGCTGCCGCCTCAATGTGGAACAACCTGCTAGATTTGTCCAGCCTGAAACCGGCGCTGACGGGAGGTggatcatcgccatcgctcgGGGCGGTAGTAGACGCCGTCGGTGGTGTTTCGGTGGGAGCCTGCGATAATGCCGGTGTGTTAGCGTCGAGCACGCACATCGGTGTTAGCAGTAACAGTAACAACAGCACGGGCAACGGTAGCTGTGAAGATTCGTACGAAGCGGGTATTGCGGATGATATGCGCGAGTTGGAGCTAAGACTTGAGACAGAGTTGCAGCTCGACGAGAACGGTATATAA